GCACACCTGTTATGTAATGCAGTACATATGTATGTGAGTAGTAATTGTTACGACTGTGTGTCCAGCAGTTTCTCTCCATGCCAAAAGCAGAGTTGTAGACACGATATCAGGCTAGGAAGTACCAGCTGGCACAGTGGGTTAGCATTACAGTTGCAGGTGTGGATTGTGCTGTCTGCCATATCAGCCTCTTTAAAATGAGCCGTCCTTTGTTGGGCTTGGGGTAAATTCAGTGAGCATGCCTCACATCCACAGGGATCATGTGTCTGAAAGCAATGTTTGCCACAAAAGAGCTTTTGCCACAAATATGCAAGGAAGACCTACTCAGTATAGCATTCCTGTTCAGAACAAGAAACAGCCAGCGATCCCCCTTccccaggatattccattccatgCTGCCCTCTCACGCCCCATTTTCTTTTCCAGTCATCTTCTATAGACATTCTACTGGGTTGCTTGGAAGGGCACCTTACAAAGGTTCTTTAGAACAAAGTGTATTTCTGCAAAGCATGTGGCTTTTCCCCAAGCATGCTGCTACCTCTTAACAGAAGCCCTGCTctatcaggccagtggcctaacatcctgttctcacagcagccaactagATGCACTGGGGTCctgtttgcagacttcccataggcTAGAGCACTCCTGCTGTTTCAAGCAACTGACtcccctcttgtttctcagtagTGAAGTTTTAGGTGGCATGTTAACTTTATCTAAACTGATTATTGGGCTGATGCAACTGTTCTGTCAGCACTCAGCTATCCATTTTGTGGTAGGCACCTGAACAAAACTCAATAAAACATCATTTCACCTTTCCACAACAAGCAACAGAAGAAAGCTCTTTTCTcacgtgtttgtgtgtgatgaAGGACATGAGGCAGAGGAAAATGAAACATTGCAGAGATGTAGGAAACAATGAAGATAAAAGAACAAAGTCAGATATACTCAAGgagaaggaaacaggaagtctgATGTGACGAAAAAGCAATTATCAGAATAGAAATAATCACAAGCCTAAAGGAAGTGTAATTTCTCCACCGTATGATTGAGATATTTCACTGCCTCCAATTCCTGATAATTGAACCCACGTTCCTTTTCAAGAGTGCACCTGAAATGTATAGAAACTTTGTATGAGGTGGCaaacctatgcacatttacctaggAGCAAGTCCAATTCAACAAAGTGAGGATTTACTTCCTAGTAAATTTGGGTGTTAAAAATTTGGTGTATGCCTATACTAGTGGGCTGAACAACAATTATTTAAACAAACTGATGAATAAAGGTGCAACAAACCCATATACTAAGAAGTTGGGTATACCAGTAAGTGTGTGTTTAAACAAAGGATTATGCTAGTCCCATTTACCAGCATCTAACCCCTTCCAGCAAACCACAGCAGATTTGGACATGGATTGTGCTTAATTGAAGCCTGCTACTTGAGAGGTTTTACAGTAAAGAGACTCCAGAGTCTTTATAGCATTCAACTTAAATGCTTTTATTGACAGTGTCTTGAACAGTAAGCAAACAATGCTTAAATGTCATCCAAATTCACTTTCCACATGTCAATTACCTCAaggtagaaaaaaataaaataaaaaattaaatatatccataaataaattaaaaacacaataaaaacgtTTTCATGGAAAACTTATGTCAAACCATTCAGACCACTTCAACAATGTATGATCAGTTAAAGTTACAATGAACATTGATGTACAAGGAGAACTTTAGTACATGGACAACATAGCTATTTATTAATCTACTAGAAAATAAAACGGTATCTTTTCGCAGTTAAGTTGGGTCATTGCTAAGTCATCAAAACACGATATTGCCAGGAACACAGTAGTTATTGTTAGTCAGCTGCACTAGATACGAGTTGAAGATACCCAGCACCATATTAAGAATTCCAATCATTAAACCAACAGATTAGTTAATGCTAGTGAATAGTAAAGAGGAGGGAAGGGAGTCACCAACCCAGCCATGTTGAACATGCTACGAAACTACTAGTTCTCATTGATGGGGGACAAGACAGATTCCATGCGGTTTTGCTACATCTCTGGAAGAGGTATCAGGCTTGGCGTCAGGCTGCGAGGCAGCCCCTCCAGCAAAGTCATTTCCCTCCAAGTGGGCTGCCCGTACCAAACCTCCGGAATGGAGGGCTTCGTCTTTCCCTAGGCCTCGGGTGGGATCTCGGAGCTCCACAGGAAGGAGAGAGCGGCTCCTTTGCGGCCTAAAGccccatgcagcagcagcaagggcgGGTTGGCTCGGTCTCCGCCGTGGTGATGCCCCTAGGCCCGCAGCGACGGCTCGGGGATCTCGCGTCCCTTCTTCACAAGGCCAGCAGGGTGGGCGAGCTGAGCGAGTCGGACGACGgctcgttgctgctgctgcccttccgGTGCGCGGCGGCGCAGCTCGGGAAGGCCTCGGTCTCGGGGTACGTGAAGACGAAGGACGAGGTGTAGGTGCTGGGGCACGGCGTGCAGGTCACCACCGGGGTGCAAAGCGGCTCCAGGTCCACGTGGCCCGCGGCCCCCAGGGGCTCCCAGTCCGCCGCGTAGAAGGAAGAGGAGCCGGACAGGTCCATGTCCGGCACGGAGCGGGGAGTCTCGCGGGTGGAGCGCGCGAAGAAGTCATCGAAAGGCTCGGCCTTCAGCTCCAGGCCGCTGCTCTCCTTGACCGGCGCGGCTCGGCTCGGCTCGTGCAGCATGGGGAGGGCGAAGGCGTCCTCCTCGGACTCGGGCGAGCTGGCCACGGGGGCTTCGGCGAGCAGATCCAGCGTGGAGACGGCCAGCTCCTCGGAGAACTGCAGCTCTTCCGGGATCTTGCAAGCGGGGCGGTGGGCGGCCAGGATGAACTCcagcttctctttctctttgagcAGGTTGGCGATCTCGGTCTGCAGCTCGGATTTCTCCTCCTCCAACTGGTCGGTCTCCTGGGGACACACACAAGGGGAGGGGCGAGTCAGCCAAAGTCTCCTCCGGGCGGGAGAGAAAGCAAAaggacagggcagggcagggcaggatcgCCGGCCAGGGAGGTCCCGCCGGCTAGCCCAGGTCGGAGATACTCACCGCTTGAAGCGTGTCCGTCAGCTCCCTCCTCCGGTTGCGGCATTTAGCAGCTGCCATCTTGTTCCTTTCCCGACGGATCctccttttttcctcctcttctggtgTCAGCTACGGAGAGAGAACAAGGGCGGCCGTCAGTATACAGTGCCTGAGACAAGAAAGTGCGCTCCCTAACTTCGGATCACAGGAGCAACTCTTGCGCTTGCATGGAGCAAACGACCCAGATACTGCTACGGAtctgaaagggggggaaggatctCCACCCGCTTGCAAAACTGCCTTTATGCCCCTTTTCCTTTAAAGGGAACAGCTATCTGATGTCCCAAATGTCCACCCCGTTTATCCAGAAATAGGCTTTGAActataataatatattgttggtaacaggtaggtagccgtgttggtctgagtcgaagcaaaataaaaaaaattccttcagtagcaccttaaagaccaactaagtttatattttggtatgagctttcgtatctgaagaagtgtgcatgcacacgaaagctcataccaaaatataaacttagttggtctttaaggcgaTATTGTTGGTAAATTAAACTATAGCCCTCTCTCgcgttctccctcttctcctggtTTCTAGGGGCTTCATTGCAGCCAAAAGCTGAACACACACCTGCTCAACTTTGCCCCTCCTGCCGATGCTTTGCCCTCTGCTTCCTGTCGTCTTGACGATCCCAGCCCTGGAGTAGGCACCGGTCTGATGAGCAGGGAGCCCGTAGGGGTGGCTTCGGTTCTGGGAAGGGGCCACTGAGGAGATCAGAGTCGGTTGCACCATCCACTGCAAGTCTGGACTTGTGGAAATAGCAGTCACGGTGGGGACGAAGTTGGCACTGGAGGCGGCTAGGTCCGTGCAGAAGTCCTGGAAAACCACAAAAAGAGACCCTGTTAGTTACcaagttgggagggagggggtcaGAGAAATGCGATGCACGCTATGACAGCTCTAAGCCCCAGAGGCCGGTGCGCTATTTTGAGCTGGGCCTGCAGTCCCTGGGGCCAGATTGGCTCGGACGCTGCTGCTGCCATCATCAGACTACACATGAACAGGGGCTTGTTATAAATATCTCTGACGTCTGCGCTGACGCAAGCGCCGCTCCGGAGTCTCCTGAATGAAGCCGCGATTTATCAATGAAACCGCTTTACGCACCCGCTGCAGAACACCTCCCGGGCGAAGATCCATtccacccccccaaccccatcATCATTTATATCACCAAACAGGAGCTAGATtcgtccaccaccaccccatttctCTTTTTCTATACTGTATGGCCAATACTGCCTTCCCTGCGCAGAGGTGTTGGAAACACACCATACAATGTAGCATATATCGAAAAGTAAAGAGAAAAGCATGCATCTTATACGGGCCAGGGGAGCTCTCCCAAGCCTCGGCTATCAACATTAGGAACTGCTCGGGTCCTGTCATTGAACCCTATAGCGACAGAGAAGCAGACATAGGCAGCTATTCTCCCAACCCGACACCCCGTGAGCCCGAAGCAGCTCCCCGATTCCTCACCTGTGAGTTGACAGGCGAGCCCATGCTGGAGAAAGAGTCCGCTGGTGAGGGATAGTATGTgaggctgtccccagccggagaAGCGCTGCTGCAGCGGGAGGAAGACGCGTCGTAGTCAGCTGTGAAACCCTGATACATCATGTCGGCTAATCTGGGGGTGTAAAAGCCCTTCAGGGTGGTATATCTTTCCCAGATGAGTATCCGAATTGAGCGAGTCCTCGGCTAGGCGAATGGGTTATTTAGAAACCCCAGCCGCTTCTATGCTTCTGCCTGCTTCAGCCACACTGCTGCTGGAGTAAAGCGCGGCACCTCCGCCTTTTATTCGCTACGGCCAGGACTTGTGAATGAGACGACGTCACGGGCGAAACCAACCCTCATGGGAGGGGAGCAGCGGCGGTCACGAACGACCTCTGAGACGGCCCGAAGTGCCTGGGCACTAGCAGAATCTCTCTGAAAACAAGCTGAAGGTCGTCTCCAAAGCGTCGCGGAGATTATGAGGAAGTTTGGCGGCGGGTCTCAGCCTTTAAAAGTCAGGGAAAGGGGCTGTCGGTTCCCTCTCCCAAAATGGTTTGCTCTAAGCTCGGGAACCCCTGACGTAAATATCCTTATATGGCATACATCCTGTGCAAAGGGGGCGTAACTGACGGGAACGCTTCAGGGCTGAGGCCAAGGGATGGTGCGTGCCTGTGGTAGCAACGGCAGGGGGAGTGGAGAGTAAaagcagcaagagccgcagcaaaGGCTTCTGCATGCAGATTCTGCCCATTAACTGCTGACCAGACACTGAAGTGACAGCTTAAAGAGACAGAGATGCAATTTTGCCCACCATCTCCACAAGGAGAATCTGGAATTTCTAAATTTTAGATGATATGGCATTCAAAAGTATGTCCTCTGCCTGCCCACTCTGAAACAGGGGTGATGATATGCAGCATAAAGCCAAGGTGATTAAATCCGATACAGAACAGATTTTTACTCACAGGTTAGTTTTTAATTGCATTGGACTACAGGTACATAATTACCTTTCTGCTGTCCAAAGAGTGCAGTGATCATAtgagaataatatttatttattctggacAAGGTTTGTTCTTCTGGATACAGACAATGCAGTCCTCATCATATTCACACATGCAGCATGTCATTATTCTCACATTACTGTCTCAGAAATGAGATGAGCAGTCTTGCCCATAATGCCCTTTGCCTTCCTGTTGCCTTAAGTTACCCACATCTCTGGGCCTGGTGAGTTCTTCTTATAAGGATTTAAAAATGTTAATATTGGCACTACCATCAAATCTCTATTTTATGTTTATTCACGTTTAAGAAAGTTACATTTACAACCAAACAAAACTTTTCTAATATCAATATTACTCATCACACTACAGGAATAAAATTTAGTGAGAAtgaaatcctatacccacttatctgggagtaaaccccacagaACTTAATAGGATTAACTTCTAAGTGCACATAACTGTTCATTATTGCCCTTTCACTTATTAGGATCAAGAGAATTCAATATTGCTttaaggtaaagagacccctgaccgttagctccagtcgtggacgactctggggttgtggtgctcatctcgctttactggccgagggagccggcgtacatgtcatgtggccagcatgactaagccgcttctggtgaaccagagcagaacacgaaaacgccgtttaccttcccgccggagcggtacctttttatctacttgcacttggatgtgctttcaaactttaTTCATCTTTAGAAGCgttgttatagaaaattatattcCCCtgaatttggtatctgaagaagtgtgcatgcacacaaaagctcatagcaataacaaacttagttggtctctaaggtgctactggaaggaatttttttattttgttttgactacggcagaccaacacggctacctacctgtaccctgAATTCAGTACCGGTATTTCAAGCTGCAATTCTATGTATACTTACCCACAAGTGTCTCACTGAATTTattggaacttacttccaagtaaacatgcatatgctCAGACTGGTACACACATTAAGGACATTTTAAGGTAACTTTTCATTGTGAAATTTTAGAAAATATTATCATGTGGACTGCAAACCCATGTATTATATAAATCTGTCTTAGCCTTCCATAATTGTTATCGCTTGTTCATTATCTTTGGAATTTGTAACATGATAGGCAGCCCTAATTAAAGGCTTTCCCATTCCAGTTCACAAAGGTTGTTCTAGTTCATGCAAGGGACGATCCTTGCCTCCACTACAGACAGTTACAAAACTTACATTCATTTCAGTTGTGTCAGCATTTTACCTTCTAGTAATTACatgcaaaaaaatgcatgtgAAGAAACCAACACTTCAGTTCATGTACCATTTACTCAACACAGTACTGCTCAGGGGTTTCTAGAATGGTTTTAGGTCATTATTGAGGTCATCAACTGTAGGTTAGGTGCTACCGTAGGGGCTTATGAGAGAAAGGTTCATTCCAGGTGGACTCCTCCTGTGACTTGCTTGGAACCACCAGAATGTATTCTAATGGGCCTTATGAAGCAAATGTCTTGCCGCTGAATTCCAGGAATAAGAATTTCATACTTTTCCTTGTGCTCAGAGCTCTTCACATAGATGATCACAAGGATTCTTGCATATCATTATAAACACAGTTGAGAATTATTATCCACATAATAATATTacaatttaaagccctaaatggcttggggaCAGATTGTATGAAAGATCACCTTCACTGATATAATCCTGTCAGTATGCTAAGATCTACCACAGTCAAGATTAGTTAGGTTGCTGTATGCAAtagtgggccttctcagtggtgatcCCCAAACCATTCAACTTCTGTTCCCAAAGACCTTCCTCTTTACAATTGCCTTCAACTTATGATAAACAGCTTGGGTCTCCAGAGCAGCTTCTCATTTGTTTGACTACATGGGCATAATCAGGATTTTTGTGGcaggggcaggcttttgttggggaggtgaacctcagttaagtatttgtattgatttttatccGCCCcacccccttggctacacccatgtttgactatatttttatactgtattgTAATTTGTCTCTCACTCCTTTGCTCATTACTTTGTGAGAAAGTAGTTCTAGAAAGTGGCTTAAAATActttaattaatgaattaaaataataatatagataGTGCAGAGGATCAAACATAGCCAGTGATCTAAGGCAGCCCATCAAATTCATAGCAGTGCTACGATTTGAACTAATAATCTATATGCAGCTCATAACTCATCTCATCCTCTCAACTACTATATACTTTAACCGATAAAACAGACTAAAGCAAGAGATAATAGACTCAGGCTCCCCTTGCAGGCACTGGATTTATCACAGTAGGATACCCAGACTTCCAGTTTAACCTGGAAATACCACCAGATTAACCACTAAGAGGTTCAGaagcccccctttttttactgaaACAGCTGTGTTGATAAGATAGCAAGGTTTTAAGTTACCCAGACAGAACACTCTTTCGGACTGGAGGCTACATCTCACAAAGCAATCCCCGCATGAGGCTTTTCTTCCCATAGTGGGGCCTCACTTTCACTCAACATTTCTTTTAGCCGCTTCTATGCAGCAAAAACTAAGCAAATAAAGTGATGTTTATGGTATGCAACCTAAACCGCGCAGTTATTACCATGGGAACCTATATTTACTGCTCCTGCAAATAAAATTCCTGTCTCCGAGATTCCGAATGGTTTCTGCGTGCAGTTTTGGATTGGGAAGGAATACCGCACGTGCGCCTATGTATGGAAAATATAACCTAACGTCCTtcctgaagaaagagagagagtcagagagagagagcacggaGCTATGGAATATTCTGCACGTTCTCTATTGCCGCGATCACGAGACACTGACTTAATTCCCCGGGGGCTCTCACTAGAAGAAGTGACTGGCTGATGCAAAAGTCTCTCTCCAGGATAATGGTGAAAATTGCGCGGGGGGTTCCGGCTATTCACCATTACTGGAATGTCCCAGAAACAGAGTGCTttgccaggagggaggagggacccGGCCGGGACTGCTGGGATGCGCCCAGCCCGTCCCTGGCGGCTGGTAGGGGCTCTTGGGAGGCTGCCAGGGAGCTGCGGTAACAGGTAGAGGAGGCTCTCTCCTTTCCCGGAGCTGGGATTTGTTATGATCCGCGCTTGTCCTCTGCAGGGAAGCCCAGAGAGCcggcgaggagggagggagggagcgaggcgGCAAGGCAGCCAGCCAGACCGCACTCGCCCGCCGCCGGAGCCAACGGGGAGGAGCTGgcgtggccgccgccgccgcagcaagGCGAGCCGGGTGGCGCGTTGGTCACAACAAACAGAAGCGCTCTCTCTCCCCGGCGCAGTTTCTAGGCAAGGGAGGAGCTTCGCCCAGCCCGATCCTGCCGATTGAGCTCATAGGCCAGAAAGGCAGCCATGCGGGGAGGGATCTGGGCCCTGGAGGCGAGGCGGGGAAATCAGGCCAGCTGCTATTTCGAGGTGTCCCCGTCAGCTCCAGGGACAGCAGCTTAGGCGCCTCGCCCCGGGGAGTGGAGCGGTTCTTCTCCTGGGTGGGGCGAGACAGGTCCGTGGGGGCGATTTCTGTCTCCCCGGATTACATAAATCGGCTCAGGCCCCCGAGAGATAGAAGCCCAAACTCAGGACGAAACGCAGCCCTCCTCTTGCACCAGCTAGAAATTGCTTAAGGCCTGCTGGTGTTTGTTGCCAGCTCACCCATCAAGACCACATCATGAGCAAAACAGGAGGACAAGCTCCTTTCCCAGGTTAAATCTAGTCTAAGGACAAAGGATCCTTTTGTAAAGCAAATACAGTACGGTATATGATTTTGTTGTTCAAATAGCTCATCGGTTAATCTTTGACCTCACGTTGTTAGTTGTTTCCTTTGAAATCATAAATGGTTTGTCACATGGCCTTTGCTCCAGACTAGGAAGGTCTGGCCTTATTATTGCCATTACACAAATGGGCAACTGAGGCCAAGAGAAAGTAACTTGTCCAACATGACGAACAAGTCATCACACAGACTTCAGTTCTATAACTTTTTCTTAAGTCCCAAGCGCTAGGTAGAGCAATTCTCAGAAATGTATACACCACACCAATCAGCATACTCCACATTTAAAATCACAATTCCTGTTACGTCAAAGGATCTCTGGCATCAAGCTGTACAGGGATGTACAGAGATGAACAAATCTGGAAGAATCCAGTCAGCCAGTCAGTTGAACTCTGGTCAGCAATTAAAGAGGCACTCATATAACCTCCAGTCTAAAGCTGCATTGTGATGTATCTTAAGACTGCAAAAAAGCCATGTTGAAAGCAGCCTTTAAAGTAGGTATGTAATGCTATCAACATATCAAAAATAGATACAGTACATGGCTGAAATATTATCTCAAGCTTTGCTGAGGTAAAAGAGATGCTCACTggattataataatataatataataatattatatatatatatatatatatatatatatatataaatgtaaactggcgtGTGTGTTCCTCTCCattgttcaacaaaaccgctggaccgattgcgttcaaattctAACACAAAGTCAAGTGTGACTGGAATAGCAAGCTCagaccgttttcaaagacaaatgtcacacctgggccacgtaaaaaccccaaaccccatgttcaaaacctccccactcagacgaaagtgcatgctgggaaatagaacggagaagcagcgtctccattggctgcagacaatcggtCACATCTCAAAATTCTacggcaaccaactgaaaacaggccttttgcagcaacaaggcccagcattgtCCAGccaggagaactgactaggccaaGTAGAGGTTTGCAAACCAGGCcgaatagaggtgggggctcccctgggtggggtgtgggggaggagggagcggAAAAGGtaatggattgggacagggtggggccaatcacagggatgagccatgggggatgggggaggagtctgaagggggactctgagggcccatttaataTACTAATCCACAGTGGAGCCAacagaggagtctgaagggggaccctgaggacccatttaacagactaagccacagcaacgcgtggccgggccagctagtataatatAAATGTTTTGGTTTATAAAAGCTAGTTCTCAAAGTTCCATCATACTACAGTGCCACAGTTTCCTGTGACCAAGAAACAGACCTGAGAATGGGGCTGAGCAGATGAGCAATAACATGACAATTTTATATTGCCAATTacattttttgtaaaataaagtgtCTTCTAAAATAAGAGACATATGGTAATCCCAATCATGTAAGCACCAACAGACAACTCTGCAGTAACCCCTGCACTACAAAACTATTTCAAAGAGGTGTGTGAACATAAATAGCTTCAGTAGACTAAAACAGAATCAGCTAGGGCAGCAATGGACAGTGAGCATGATAAGGTTAGATCCAAGCCTTGAGTGTTTAAGCAGTTGCTCACCCAGTTGGACTGTGAAGGAGAATAATTCACATAGTAAAATGACCACATTCCAAATCTCACAGCTGTCTTGATTTTTCAGACCTTTGCCAAATGTGCTCATTGCTGGGAATAACTAACAGTAGCAGCCTTCAGTTTGGACACGGATGGGAATGGTCTGAGGACAAAActaatttgtaaataaatatttgtacaaGCCATTAAAATACTTCTTATTCAGTTCATCAGCTCCATGTGTTTCATTGCTGTCTGCAAACTAGATCAACTCAAAGTGCATAGTAGTCAAAATAAAGCCCTAATCTACTTAATTTTATTAAGACAGCATGCGTACTTCTTCCCTTGCCCATCTTGtcatcacaacaatcctgtgagcaAGGCTAGGATAAGAGATAAGTGACTGACCGctagtcacccagtgagcttcagagcTGAgtggaagttttgttttgttttgcttgcttggtggtaacatagctgccaagttttcccttttcttgcgaggaagcctattcagcataagggaaaatccctttaaaaaagggataacttggcagctatgggtggtaaTTTGGTAAAATAGTGCAGGAGGAAAGAAACAGTTCCACTAGAACAGGTTACTAAATTGTGCTTGTATAGTtttgttggaccagatgacccttggagacCTTCTACCATTGAATGATTCTATAAATAAGAAACGTTAAAAGGATTACACCTATCCAGTATATATTTCTAATATCAGGAATACTTGATGTACATATTATGAGTTTGTGGTTTCGTCACAGCATTGCATACATTGCGAGCATCAGCTGCAGTTGCGTGACCTCAGATGACAGAGAAAGCACAGGTGATGGAGCAGGAAGCAGAAAAATCCCCTCCGTGATATACGTTGACAATGAAAACAAGGATAGAAATATGTTTACTACTGCCTAACAAGacatattcccacccaccccaccatgcCCTCCCTGTGTCTCCCATAGCACCTTCACCATTCTTGACTCTCCAGCTGCACTGTGTCCTGCTCAGACTTCAGGAAAGATGGGGAAGCTGCACACCTTTTTGTTTCCAATCTCCTCTGCCCAGATGCAGGAgaagctaaaaaaacaaaacagtcccCTTTGTAGT
The nucleotide sequence above comes from Zootoca vivipara chromosome 1, rZooViv1.1, whole genome shotgun sequence. Encoded proteins:
- the FOS gene encoding protein c-Fos, coding for MMYQGFTADYDASSSRCSSASPAGDSLTYYPSPADSFSSMGSPVNSQDFCTDLAASSANFVPTVTAISTSPDLQWMVQPTLISSVAPSQNRSHPYGLPAHQTGAYSRAGIVKTTGSRGQSIGRRGKVEQLTPEEEEKRRIRRERNKMAAAKCRNRRRELTDTLQAETDQLEEEKSELQTEIANLLKEKEKLEFILAAHRPACKIPEELQFSEELAVSTLDLLAEAPVASSPESEEDAFALPMLHEPSRAAPVKESSGLELKAEPFDDFFARSTRETPRSVPDMDLSGSSSFYAADWEPLGAAGHVDLEPLCTPVVTCTPCPSTYTSSFVFTYPETEAFPSCAAAHRKGSSSNEPSSDSLSSPTLLAL